A stretch of Haloprofundus halophilus DNA encodes these proteins:
- a CDS encoding class I adenylate-forming enzyme family protein, which produces MRIEALLESRVEKTPEKPFLTFPDERYSYEETAEESKRYANALSSLGVEAGDAVGLFLPNCPEFLFLMFANGYLDGITAPSNPEYKPDELRHSLELSRPELLVTTPELLEVAEEAVEGTSVERILTTEAVDDYESLPALSADESTEVGSHDGDESSVGLHMYTSGTTGPPKAVECQHENWTLSAVDFQKRMGFTHEDTLFTALPLFHANAQIYSTLGAAAAGAEVVIYERFSSSRWWDWCREHGVTEFNAMGSMLKMLDNVAESPDDADNPVELVFSAGTPPELIEPFEERFGLRVVEGYSLTEDPLLMLNPTDPEKRRIGSIGLPPAEKRIKVVDDDGDPVPTGEKGEIIQHCPALMAGYHRQPDKTAEAVHDGWFYTGDYGKLDEDGFVYFLDRKKDIVRRAGENISSYEVEGVIKALDAVDEVAVIPSPDEFYTEVVKALVSVKEGHQLTEEEVVETCRDQLASFKIPRYIEFVEEFPYTPTGKIQKQKLRTREKEESVNHWDRESEPASDSDATSEEVSR; this is translated from the coding sequence ATGCGCATCGAAGCACTGCTCGAAAGCCGGGTGGAGAAGACGCCGGAGAAGCCGTTTCTGACGTTTCCCGACGAGCGCTACAGCTACGAGGAGACGGCCGAGGAGTCGAAGCGCTACGCGAACGCGCTGTCGTCGCTCGGCGTCGAGGCGGGCGACGCGGTCGGCCTCTTTCTGCCGAACTGCCCCGAGTTCCTGTTTCTCATGTTCGCGAACGGCTACCTCGACGGCATCACCGCGCCGTCGAACCCCGAGTACAAACCCGACGAACTGCGTCACTCGCTGGAGCTCTCGCGGCCCGAGTTGCTCGTTACGACACCCGAGCTGCTCGAAGTCGCCGAGGAAGCCGTTGAGGGCACCTCGGTCGAGCGAATCCTGACGACCGAGGCCGTCGACGACTACGAGTCGCTGCCGGCGCTTTCGGCCGACGAGTCGACCGAGGTCGGCTCCCACGACGGCGACGAGAGCTCGGTCGGCCTCCACATGTACACCTCGGGGACGACGGGGCCGCCGAAGGCCGTCGAGTGCCAGCACGAGAACTGGACGCTGAGCGCCGTCGACTTCCAGAAGCGGATGGGCTTCACCCACGAGGACACGCTGTTCACCGCGCTGCCGCTGTTTCACGCCAACGCCCAGATTTACTCGACGCTCGGCGCGGCGGCGGCGGGCGCGGAGGTGGTCATCTACGAGCGGTTCTCCTCCTCGCGCTGGTGGGACTGGTGCCGCGAGCACGGCGTCACCGAGTTCAACGCCATGGGGAGCATGCTGAAGATGCTCGACAACGTCGCCGAGTCGCCCGACGACGCGGACAACCCGGTCGAACTCGTCTTCTCGGCGGGGACGCCGCCGGAACTCATCGAACCGTTCGAGGAGCGCTTCGGCCTGCGCGTCGTCGAGGGCTACTCGCTCACCGAGGACCCGCTTCTGATGCTCAACCCGACCGACCCCGAGAAACGTCGCATCGGGAGCATCGGGCTCCCGCCGGCGGAGAAGCGAATCAAGGTCGTCGACGACGACGGCGACCCCGTCCCGACCGGCGAGAAGGGCGAGATAATCCAGCACTGCCCGGCGCTGATGGCCGGTTACCACCGCCAACCCGACAAGACGGCCGAGGCCGTCCACGACGGCTGGTTCTACACGGGCGACTACGGCAAACTCGACGAGGACGGCTTCGTCTACTTCCTCGACCGCAAGAAGGACATCGTCCGGCGAGCGGGCGAGAACATCTCCTCGTACGAGGTCGAAGGGGTGATAAAGGCGCTCGACGCCGTCGACGAGGTGGCGGTCATCCCGAGTCCCGACGAGTTCTACACGGAGGTCGTGAAGGCGCTCGTCAGCGTCAAGGAGGGCCACCAGTTGACGGAGGAGGAGGTCGTCGAGACGTGCCGCGACCAACTCGCCTCGTTCAAAATCCCTCGATATATCGAGTTCGTCGAGGAGTTCCCCTACACGCCGACCGGGAAGATACAGAAACAGAAGCTCCGGACGCGGGAGAAGGAGGAGAGCGTGAACCACTGGGACCGCGAATCCGAGCCAGCGTCCGATTCGGACGCCACCTCCGAGGAGGTGAGCCGATGA
- a CDS encoding iron-containing alcohol dehydrogenase family protein — protein sequence MVREHRYEAARFVWGENAIGRLDDLLPEAGVERAMVVCGEHVGANEELMGAVEDALGERHVYTYTGARGDTPLRTVEAGVEVFRDHDADGLVSVGGGSASDTAKAISVFAADNDRDLHEMKTQTTEEGESHVPELPATKAPVFAVSTTLSAAEVSNIFGVTDEEAGDKAVILDEKIRPRACIYDSAATATTPPATVASTGMNALDHAVEILYSDGHAENPFYQATAEKAIDLLVTNLPAAVNDGDADALVDAQLGAGLSGLGIVGGISINHGINHPLCARHPVSHGDGNSILLPHGIRFTYDAVPERMARLARALGVEVEGDSATGEATLEAMCDVVRDLQEEIGVPYRLRDVGVDRDDFEAMAKIAAHDSAMANNPKRVTESDIVDILEAAW from the coding sequence ATGGTGCGCGAACACCGGTACGAGGCCGCTCGGTTCGTCTGGGGCGAGAACGCCATCGGACGGCTGGACGACCTCTTACCGGAGGCGGGGGTCGAACGGGCGATGGTCGTCTGCGGCGAGCACGTCGGCGCGAACGAGGAACTGATGGGCGCAGTCGAGGACGCCCTCGGCGAGCGTCACGTCTACACCTACACCGGTGCGCGAGGCGACACGCCGCTCCGAACCGTGGAGGCGGGTGTCGAGGTGTTCCGCGACCACGACGCCGACGGCCTCGTGAGCGTCGGCGGCGGCAGCGCCAGCGACACGGCGAAGGCGATCTCCGTCTTCGCGGCCGATAACGACCGCGACCTCCACGAGATGAAGACGCAGACGACGGAAGAGGGGGAGTCGCACGTTCCGGAGCTCCCGGCGACGAAGGCGCCCGTCTTCGCGGTGTCGACGACGCTGTCGGCCGCCGAGGTGTCGAACATCTTCGGCGTCACCGACGAGGAGGCGGGGGACAAAGCCGTAATTCTCGACGAGAAGATTCGACCGCGAGCGTGCATCTACGACTCGGCGGCAACGGCGACGACGCCGCCCGCCACCGTCGCCAGCACGGGGATGAACGCGCTCGACCACGCGGTGGAGATTCTCTACTCCGACGGCCACGCCGAGAACCCGTTCTACCAGGCGACCGCCGAGAAAGCCATCGACCTGCTCGTGACGAACCTCCCCGCCGCGGTCAACGACGGCGACGCCGACGCGCTCGTCGACGCCCAACTGGGGGCCGGCCTCAGCGGTCTCGGCATCGTCGGCGGTATCAGCATCAACCACGGCATCAACCACCCGCTCTGCGCTCGCCACCCCGTCTCGCACGGCGACGGCAACAGTATCCTCCTGCCGCACGGCATCCGCTTCACGTACGACGCGGTGCCCGAGCGGATGGCGCGCCTCGCACGCGCGCTCGGGGTCGAAGTCGAGGGCGATTCGGCGACCGGCGAGGCGACGCTGGAGGCGATGTGCGACGTGGTTCGGGACCTGCAGGAGGAGATAGGCGTCCCGTACCGCCTGCGCGACGTGGGCGTCGACCGGGACGACTTCGAGGCGATGGCGAAGATCGCGGCGCACGACTCGGCGATGGCGAACAACCCGAAGCGGGTCACCGAGTCGGATATCGTCGATATCCTCGAAGCGGCGTGGTGA
- a CDS encoding AMP-binding protein: protein MNLARALERTARHHPDAVALSGRGVDGERSYEELAVRVRRLSSGFAELGVERGDRVALLTKNHAAFVETSFALYRLGASKVPLNSMLTPREHDMLVDDAGADVLVTETSFADHCGTMESSLRATVVVDGEDEALHESWDGNVRSYDSLLDADPTDRPADVSLDHPCAVMYTSGTTGRPKGVLHTHGTWLSTALGLRDALDQRAGEVTLHAAPLTHGSGFLVESTVLSAGTNHLEDGFAPDRFLGAVESRGVNTVFLAPTMVYKLLDEYDGDRDTSSLKNVYYAGSPMSAARLAEGMDRLGDVFVQSYGQMECPMLVTLLDHEDHRRALEGDGERLASAGREVDIAHVRIVDDDGRDVRPGEPGEVVVTGPHVTPGYLNLPEKTEAAFSDGWLRTGDIGRVDDEGYLYIMDRKKDMIITGGMNVYPREVEEVVIGHEAVSNAAVIGVPDDYWGEKVTAVVEPRPGADTDDETLAAEVEARCAESLAAYKKPKSVEIVDELPRSSYGKVLKTELREEYWEGEERRI, encoded by the coding sequence ATGAATCTCGCACGCGCGCTGGAGCGGACGGCGCGACACCACCCCGACGCCGTCGCGCTGTCGGGGCGAGGCGTCGACGGTGAACGTAGCTACGAGGAGCTAGCCGTCCGAGTCCGGCGACTTTCGAGTGGATTCGCCGAACTGGGCGTCGAACGCGGCGACCGGGTCGCACTGCTGACGAAGAACCACGCCGCGTTCGTCGAGACGTCGTTCGCGCTCTACCGGCTCGGCGCGAGCAAAGTGCCCCTGAACTCGATGCTCACCCCCCGAGAGCACGACATGCTCGTCGACGACGCGGGCGCGGACGTGCTGGTCACGGAGACGTCGTTCGCCGACCACTGCGGGACGATGGAGTCGTCGCTACGTGCGACGGTCGTTGTCGACGGCGAAGACGAGGCCCTCCACGAGTCGTGGGACGGGAACGTCCGGTCGTACGACTCGCTTCTGGACGCCGACCCGACCGACCGGCCCGCGGACGTGTCGCTCGACCATCCCTGCGCGGTGATGTACACCTCCGGAACGACCGGCCGGCCGAAGGGCGTCCTGCACACCCACGGGACGTGGCTCTCGACGGCGCTCGGGCTGAGGGACGCGCTCGACCAGCGGGCGGGCGAGGTGACGCTGCACGCCGCGCCGCTGACGCACGGTTCGGGCTTTCTGGTCGAATCCACGGTGTTGTCGGCCGGGACGAACCACCTCGAAGACGGATTCGCCCCCGACCGATTCCTCGGCGCGGTCGAGTCCCGGGGCGTCAACACCGTCTTTCTCGCGCCGACGATGGTGTACAAACTCCTCGACGAGTACGACGGCGACCGCGACACGAGTTCGCTGAAGAACGTCTACTACGCGGGGTCGCCGATGAGCGCCGCGCGACTCGCCGAGGGGATGGACCGCCTCGGCGACGTGTTCGTCCAGTCGTACGGACAGATGGAGTGTCCGATGTTGGTGACGCTGCTCGACCACGAGGACCATCGTCGGGCGCTCGAAGGTGACGGGGAGCGACTCGCCTCGGCCGGACGCGAGGTCGACATCGCGCACGTCCGCATCGTCGACGACGACGGCCGAGACGTCCGACCCGGCGAACCCGGCGAAGTGGTGGTGACGGGGCCGCACGTCACCCCGGGCTATCTGAACCTCCCGGAGAAGACCGAGGCGGCGTTCTCGGACGGCTGGCTCCGCACCGGTGACATCGGCCGCGTCGACGACGAGGGCTACCTCTACATCATGGACCGCAAGAAGGACATGATAATCACCGGCGGGATGAACGTCTACCCCCGAGAGGTCGAGGAGGTCGTCATCGGTCACGAGGCCGTCTCGAACGCCGCGGTCATCGGCGTCCCCGACGACTACTGGGGCGAGAAGGTGACGGCCGTCGTCGAACCGCGGCCGGGGGCCGATACCGACGACGAAACGCTCGCCGCGGAGGTCGAAGCGCGCTGCGCGGAGTCGCTGGCGGCGTACAAGAAACCCAAGTCGGTCGAAATCGTCGACGAACTCCCGCGGAGTTCCTACGGGAAGGTGCTCAAGACGGAACTGCGCGAGGAGTACTGGGAGGGCGAGGAACGACGCATCTGA
- a CDS encoding MaoC/PaaZ C-terminal domain-containing protein, which produces MSGPVRYYDDLSVGDTFETRGRTITETHLVTHAGNTGDMNELQMNAAYAADTEFGERPVHAPLTYSVMEGLITSDFRNEASNVCYYGLDSMRIPAPTFVGDTVSVNREIVDKRDKSPGGIVAFRDEVTTDDGRTVLVCETLEYIRSRPEGK; this is translated from the coding sequence ATGTCAGGACCGGTTCGCTACTACGACGACCTCTCGGTCGGCGACACCTTCGAGACCCGCGGGCGCACCATCACGGAGACGCACCTCGTCACCCACGCCGGCAACACCGGCGACATGAACGAACTGCAGATGAACGCCGCCTACGCCGCCGACACCGAGTTCGGCGAGCGACCGGTTCACGCGCCGCTGACGTACTCGGTGATGGAGGGGCTCATCACGAGCGACTTCCGAAACGAGGCGTCGAACGTCTGTTACTACGGCCTCGACTCGATGCGGATTCCCGCGCCGACGTTCGTCGGCGACACCGTCTCCGTGAACCGGGAAATCGTCGACAAGCGCGACAAGTCACCGGGCGGCATCGTCGCGTTCCGCGACGAAGTGACGACCGACGACGGGCGGACGGTGCTCGTCTGCGAGACGCTGGAGTACATCCGAAGCCGGCCGGAAGGGAAGTAG
- a CDS encoding MaoC family dehydratase: MNPTETLHFEELAVGDAFETGGRTVTRAEIIAFADRYDPQPFHVDAEAVEESVFDDLVASGLHTIALANRLVTDDFYARTSVMGGTGIEEANFLAPVRAGDTLSVRVEIVGKRASASKPDRGLVTVEQTVSNQADETVLTLRITSFFRRRSADER, from the coding sequence ATGAACCCGACGGAGACGCTGCACTTCGAGGAGTTAGCCGTCGGCGACGCGTTCGAGACGGGCGGTCGAACCGTGACCCGTGCCGAGATCATCGCGTTCGCCGACCGATACGACCCCCAACCGTTCCACGTCGACGCCGAGGCCGTCGAGGAATCGGTGTTCGACGACCTGGTCGCCAGCGGGTTGCACACGATAGCGCTCGCCAACCGTCTCGTCACCGACGACTTCTACGCGCGCACGTCCGTGATGGGCGGCACCGGCATCGAGGAGGCGAACTTCCTCGCGCCGGTCCGCGCCGGCGACACGCTCTCGGTTCGCGTCGAAATCGTCGGCAAACGGGCGTCGGCGTCGAAGCCCGACCGCGGCCTCGTCACCGTCGAACAGACCGTCTCGAATCAAGCGGACGAAACCGTGTTGACGCTGCGAATCACGAGTTTCTTTCGGCGACGGTCGGCGGACGAACGTTGA
- a CDS encoding phosphotransferase family protein, whose protein sequence is MTNERSYEERLVDERRLRTYLASELGDAGTFSVEWHREGHSNETLFVTWGGRDLVLRRPPPGETADTAHDVGREYRVMDALQDTDVPVPPTVLHCEDESVVGSEFYLMERVDGDVVRLDEPERFATPERRAELGCELVDSLSAIHSLDFESVGLGGFGRPEGYLERQVDRWEKQMAWAAGRTERPEGLSGREEVESWLEANVPESPEKTLVHGDYKLDNVILAPGTPPELAAVVDWELCTLGAPLSDLGWMLLFWHDDPDAEPPIPELMPSFTAREGYPTRRELAARYEERSGVAVEHSTFYLALATYKLAAVCEMFYARHLAGDSDDPLYAAMDEGTPKLVAYARDVIDGSQGW, encoded by the coding sequence ATGACCAACGAGCGGAGTTACGAGGAGCGACTCGTCGACGAACGACGGCTCCGAACGTACCTCGCGTCCGAACTCGGCGACGCGGGGACGTTTTCGGTCGAGTGGCACCGGGAGGGACACTCCAACGAGACGCTGTTCGTCACGTGGGGCGGCCGCGACCTCGTGCTGCGACGGCCGCCGCCGGGCGAAACCGCCGACACGGCGCACGACGTGGGCCGGGAGTATCGCGTGATGGACGCGCTGCAGGACACCGACGTCCCCGTCCCGCCGACGGTGCTGCACTGCGAGGACGAGTCGGTCGTCGGCAGCGAGTTCTACCTCATGGAGCGCGTCGACGGCGACGTGGTCCGACTCGACGAACCCGAGCGCTTTGCGACCCCGGAGCGGCGGGCGGAACTCGGCTGCGAACTCGTCGACTCGCTTTCGGCGATTCACTCGCTCGACTTCGAGTCCGTCGGACTCGGCGGGTTCGGCCGCCCCGAGGGCTACCTCGAACGACAGGTCGACCGTTGGGAGAAGCAGATGGCGTGGGCCGCCGGTCGGACCGAGCGCCCGGAGGGGCTTTCCGGCCGCGAGGAGGTGGAGTCGTGGCTCGAAGCCAACGTGCCCGAATCGCCCGAGAAGACGCTCGTTCACGGCGACTACAAACTCGACAACGTCATCCTCGCGCCGGGGACGCCGCCGGAACTCGCCGCCGTCGTCGACTGGGAGCTCTGCACGCTCGGCGCGCCCCTGTCGGATTTAGGTTGGATGCTCCTGTTCTGGCACGACGACCCCGACGCGGAACCGCCGATTCCCGAGCTGATGCCGTCGTTCACGGCGCGAGAGGGCTATCCGACCCGCCGCGAACTCGCCGCGCGCTACGAGGAACGCTCAGGCGTCGCCGTCGAGCACTCGACGTTCTACCTGGCGCTGGCGACGTACAAACTGGCGGCGGTCTGCGAGATGTTCTACGCGCGCCACCTCGCCGGTGACAGCGACGACCCGCTGTACGCCGCCATGGACGAGGGGACGCCGAAACTCGTCGCGTACGCCCGCGACGTTATCGACGGGTCGCAGGGGTGGTGA
- a CDS encoding HAD family hydrolase yields MNDDPNGDTNDWRAVFWDIGGVLLDVGSARESHRRFVEALDETHGLPTSVDVALETWRTEVGRHFQERAGTEFRSSRAAYGRAVDAVVGDSVPSDEWLPAFERVQRETLRPNPGAVETVERLAETDRHVGVVSDIDTAEARLIFDIFGLADAFDSVTTSESVGRTKPDSAMFEAALAAADAPPETALMVGDRYEHDMRGAADAGLSTVAYGADGGPAVDYRVDDLREILDIVGIER; encoded by the coding sequence GTGAACGACGACCCAAACGGCGACACGAACGACTGGCGGGCCGTGTTCTGGGATATCGGAGGAGTGCTCCTCGACGTCGGCTCGGCGCGCGAATCGCATCGACGCTTCGTCGAGGCGCTCGACGAAACCCACGGCCTCCCGACGTCCGTCGACGTGGCGCTGGAGACGTGGCGAACCGAAGTCGGACGCCACTTCCAGGAACGCGCGGGGACCGAGTTCCGGTCCTCGCGCGCGGCATACGGCCGCGCCGTCGACGCCGTCGTCGGCGACTCGGTCCCGTCAGACGAGTGGCTTCCCGCGTTCGAGCGCGTCCAGCGAGAGACGCTCCGGCCGAATCCGGGGGCGGTCGAGACGGTCGAACGGCTCGCCGAAACCGACCGCCACGTCGGCGTCGTCAGCGACATCGACACCGCCGAGGCGCGGCTCATTTTCGATATCTTCGGGCTCGCGGACGCCTTCGACTCGGTGACGACCTCCGAGTCAGTCGGCCGGACGAAACCCGACTCGGCGATGTTCGAGGCGGCGCTCGCGGCCGCGGACGCCCCGCCTGAGACGGCGCTGATGGTCGGCGACCGCTACGAACACGACATGCGGGGCGCGGCCGACGCCGGGCTGTCGACCGTCGCCTACGGTGCCGACGGCGGCCCCGCAGTCGACTACCGCGTCGACGACTTGCGGGAGATTCTCGATATCGTCGGCATCGAGCGCTGA
- a CDS encoding long-chain fatty acid--CoA ligase encodes MMSSTELTLRPFFWRATRLFPEKEVVSRGPDGMTRYTYREFGERARKLAGALSSLGVESGDRVGTVGWNTHRHYEAYFAIPLMGAQLHTVNAVLPDDHVEYIVEDAGDEVLLVDPGEPFETVERLWDRFDGVREVVVLDDHVPETELDCVTAYEELVADAEPMEWPDLSEDQPAGMCYTSGTTGKPKGVEYTQKMIYSHSMMVATPSALGVDESDVVMHVVPMYHVNSWELPFSAAMAGAKQVYPGPSPDAETLARLIEEEGVTLTAGVPTVWINLLDYLDDHDVDVSSLERIVVGGSAAPSAVMRRFEDEHDVTIEHAWGMTETMSIGSVSRPKSGMREWNREERFEKRAKQGLLSPGMEMKLVDDGGEEVPWDGESAGELYVRGPTVVSEYYNRPEANRGSFEDGWLKTGDIAVVDEDGYLELVDRAKDVIKSGGEWISSIELENALMEHDDVLEAAVIGVPHERWQERPVACIQPKPGATLSADDVLAFLGERYPRWWLPDNVVFVEEVPKTATGKFDKKRLRDEYGDADLPRAPGEKGEADGDDRRGGDNR; translated from the coding sequence ATGATGTCATCCACGGAGCTGACCCTTCGCCCGTTCTTCTGGCGCGCGACGAGGCTCTTTCCCGAGAAGGAAGTCGTCTCGCGGGGCCCGGACGGGATGACCCGCTACACCTACCGCGAGTTCGGCGAGCGGGCGCGAAAACTCGCCGGGGCGCTGTCGTCGCTGGGCGTCGAATCGGGTGACCGCGTCGGCACGGTCGGGTGGAACACCCACCGGCACTACGAGGCGTACTTCGCCATCCCGCTGATGGGCGCGCAGCTACACACCGTCAACGCCGTCCTCCCCGACGACCACGTCGAGTACATCGTCGAGGACGCCGGCGACGAGGTGCTGCTCGTCGACCCCGGCGAGCCGTTCGAGACCGTCGAGCGACTGTGGGACCGCTTCGACGGCGTCCGCGAGGTCGTCGTTCTGGACGACCACGTCCCGGAGACGGAGCTCGACTGCGTCACCGCCTACGAGGAGCTCGTGGCCGACGCCGAGCCGATGGAGTGGCCCGACCTCTCGGAGGACCAACCCGCCGGGATGTGCTACACCTCCGGGACGACCGGGAAGCCGAAGGGCGTCGAGTACACCCAGAAGATGATCTACAGCCACTCGATGATGGTGGCGACGCCGTCGGCGCTCGGCGTCGACGAGAGCGACGTGGTGATGCACGTCGTGCCGATGTACCACGTCAACTCCTGGGAACTACCGTTCTCGGCGGCGATGGCGGGCGCGAAACAGGTGTATCCCGGTCCCTCGCCGGACGCCGAGACGCTCGCGCGACTCATCGAAGAGGAGGGCGTGACGCTCACCGCCGGGGTGCCGACCGTCTGGATAAATCTGCTCGACTACCTCGACGACCACGACGTCGACGTCAGCAGCCTCGAACGCATCGTCGTCGGCGGCAGCGCCGCCCCGAGCGCCGTCATGCGCCGCTTCGAGGACGAACACGACGTCACCATCGAACACGCGTGGGGGATGACCGAGACGATGAGCATCGGCAGCGTCTCGCGGCCCAAATCGGGGATGCGCGAGTGGAACCGAGAGGAACGCTTCGAGAAGCGAGCCAAGCAGGGACTGCTCTCGCCGGGGATGGAGATGAAACTCGTCGACGACGGCGGCGAGGAGGTGCCGTGGGACGGCGAGTCCGCCGGCGAACTGTACGTCCGCGGGCCGACGGTCGTCTCCGAGTACTACAACCGGCCGGAGGCCAACCGAGGAAGCTTCGAAGACGGCTGGTTGAAGACGGGCGACATCGCCGTCGTCGACGAGGACGGCTACCTCGAACTCGTCGACCGGGCGAAGGACGTCATCAAGAGCGGCGGCGAGTGGATTTCGAGCATCGAACTGGAGAACGCGCTGATGGAACACGACGACGTGCTCGAAGCCGCCGTCATCGGCGTGCCGCACGAGCGCTGGCAGGAGCGACCGGTCGCCTGTATCCAGCCGAAACCGGGGGCGACGCTCTCGGCCGACGACGTGCTCGCGTTTCTCGGAGAACGTTACCCGCGGTGGTGGCTCCCCGACAACGTCGTGTTCGTCGAAGAGGTCCCGAAGACCGCGACCGGGAAGTTCGACAAGAAGCGGTTGCGCGACGAGTACGGCGACGCCGACCTCCCGCGCGCACCGGGTGAGAAGGGCGAAGCGGACGGCGACGACCGCCGTGGCGGCGACAACCGGTGA
- a CDS encoding MFS transporter translates to MYSWVKRSNVYYGWFVAFACFLGATVVFGVSYSFGVFFDRMLVEFGRSRGETSLIFGVQTFVMYVGAAVVGGFVDRHGTRPLLLASMGFLAVGLGGLALSTSFLQVLLFYGVVTSLGLSVVYVVAFATVPRWFERRRGFAGGLASSGTGVGMLVATPAASALIVAVGWRWTYGAFLLAALAMLAVAAALVADSPRRLDVNADVEFDGGAPVERETMPWRTQFRETVAVARTPAFLLVLFGWVFIYASLYVVFAHLVVYTADAGLGRGVGVLGLTLVGAATSVARLGIGGVADRLGRTRVFVACSATMGLSTVVLAATESAAAVFAFALVYGTAYGGNGALLSPLTADLFGAENINVVFGLVSVSFAISGLLAPPSAGLAYDVFASYAPAFAVSGALGVLGAAMVGVAARLTTDA, encoded by the coding sequence GTGTACTCGTGGGTGAAGCGTTCGAACGTCTACTACGGCTGGTTCGTCGCCTTCGCGTGCTTTCTCGGCGCGACGGTCGTCTTCGGTGTCTCGTACTCCTTCGGCGTGTTCTTCGACCGGATGCTCGTCGAGTTCGGCCGGTCGCGGGGCGAAACGTCGCTCATCTTCGGCGTCCAGACGTTCGTGATGTACGTCGGCGCGGCCGTCGTCGGCGGGTTCGTCGACCGCCACGGGACGCGGCCGCTGCTGTTGGCCTCGATGGGCTTTCTCGCCGTCGGGTTGGGTGGTTTGGCGCTGAGCACGTCGTTTCTGCAGGTGCTCCTGTTCTACGGCGTCGTCACCTCGCTCGGTCTGAGCGTCGTCTACGTCGTCGCCTTCGCGACGGTTCCGCGGTGGTTCGAGCGCCGCCGGGGGTTCGCCGGCGGCCTCGCCAGTTCGGGCACGGGCGTCGGGATGTTGGTCGCCACGCCCGCGGCTTCGGCGCTCATCGTCGCCGTCGGGTGGCGCTGGACCTACGGCGCGTTTCTCCTCGCCGCGCTGGCGATGCTCGCCGTCGCCGCCGCGCTCGTCGCCGACAGTCCGCGCCGCCTCGACGTGAACGCCGACGTGGAGTTCGACGGTGGCGCGCCCGTAGAGCGCGAGACGATGCCGTGGCGGACCCAGTTCCGCGAGACGGTCGCCGTCGCGCGCACGCCGGCGTTCCTGCTCGTGCTGTTCGGGTGGGTGTTCATCTACGCGTCGCTGTACGTCGTCTTCGCGCACCTCGTCGTCTACACGGCCGACGCGGGACTCGGCCGCGGCGTCGGCGTCTTGGGGCTCACCCTCGTCGGCGCGGCGACGAGCGTCGCCCGCCTCGGCATCGGCGGCGTCGCCGACAGACTCGGCCGGACGCGGGTGTTCGTCGCCTGTTCGGCGACGATGGGCCTGTCGACCGTCGTGTTAGCAGCGACGGAGTCCGCGGCGGCGGTGTTCGCCTTCGCGCTGGTGTACGGGACCGCCTACGGCGGTAACGGCGCGCTGCTGTCGCCGCTCACCGCGGACCTGTTCGGTGCGGAGAACATCAACGTCGTCTTCGGTCTCGTCTCCGTCTCGTTCGCCATCTCGGGGCTCTTGGCCCCGCCGTCGGCGGGACTCGCCTACGACGTGTTCGCGAGTTACGCGCCCGCGTTCGCCGTCTCGGGCGCGCTCGGCGTCCTCGGCGCGGCAATGGTCGGCGTCGCCGCTCGGTTGACGACGGACGCGTGA